A genomic stretch from Arachis stenosperma cultivar V10309 chromosome 3, arast.V10309.gnm1.PFL2, whole genome shotgun sequence includes:
- the LOC130970113 gene encoding probable sugar phosphate/phosphate translocator At3g17430 yields MGINKTLFLTYFYLFIYILLSSGVILYNKWVLSPKYFNFPLPITLTMIHMGFSGAVAFLLVRVFKVVTPVKMTFEIYATCVVPISAFFASSLWFGNTAYLHISVAFIQMLKALMPVATFIMAVLCGTDKARCDVFLNMVLVSVGVVVSSYGEIHFNIIGTVYQVTGIFAEALRLVLTQVLLQKKGLTLNPITSLYYIAPCSFVFLFVPWYLLEKPVMEVSQIQFNFWIFFSNAICALALNFSIFLVIGRTGAVTIRVAGVLKDWILIALSTVIFPESTITGLNIIGYAIALCGVVMYNYIKVKDVRTSQSPADSLPDRITKDWKFEKKSSDIYTPDNISDDAGSNGGNVPTSERDIDEEAPLITSSSRLSHIGRTQLTNHPTGK; encoded by the exons ATGGGGATTAACAAAACGCTTTTCCTCACTTACTTCTACTTGTTCATCTACATTTTGCTTTCTTCTGGGGTCATTTTGTACAACAAG TGGGTTCTGTCTCCGAAGTACTTTAACTTTCCTCTTCCTATAACGCTTACCATGATTCATATGGGATTTTCTGGGGCAGTGGCATTTTTGCTTGTTAGAGTCTTTAAG gttgTGACACCTGTCAAAATGACATTTGAAAT ATATGCAACATGTGTGGTACCAATAAGTGCCTTCTTTGCATCAAGTCTTTG GTTTGGTAACACTGCCTACTTGCACATCTCTGTAGCTTTTATCCAGATGCTCAAGGCTCTAA TGCCCGTGGCAACTTTCATCATGGCTGTTTTGTGCGGCACTGACAAAGCAAGGTGTGATGTGTTCTTGAACATGGTGCTGGTCAGTGTTGGAGTTGTCGTTTCCTCCTACGGGGAAattcattttaatataattggTACAGTTTACCAGGTCACGGGCATCTTTGCTGAAGCATTGAGACTGGTCTTAACACAAGTTCTTCTGCAGAAGAAGGGATTGACATTAAATCCAATTACGAGCTTATATTACATAGCACCATGCAG TTTTGTGTTTCTATTTGTGCCTTGGTACCTACTGGAGAAGCCTGTGATGGAAGTTTCACAGATTCAGTTCAATTTTTGGATCTTTTTCTCCAATGCTATATGTGCTCTAGCCTTGAATTTCTCCATTTTCTTAGTAATTGGTAGAACGGGTGCTGTAACTATCCGGGTTGCTGGTGTGCTAAAAGACTGGATATTGATAGCCCTTTCAACTGTCATATTTCCGGAATCTACAATAACTGGGTTGAATATAATTGGCTATGCTATTG CGCTGTGTGGAGTTGTGATGTACAATTACATAAAGGTTAAGGATGTCCGCACCTCTCAATCACCTGCTGATAGTTTACCAGATCGTATCACAAAG GATTGGAAATTTGAGAAAAAATCATCTGATATTTATACACCAGACAATATTAGTGACGATGCGGGAAGCAATGGAGGCAATGTTCCAACATCTGAAAGGGACATCGACGAAGAAGCACCACTAATTACATCATCGTCAAGGTTATCTCATATTGGACGCACGCAGCTAACCAACCATCCAACaggaaaatga